AAGTCTGCTGCTGAGCATGGCCTTGAAGCAGGCAGAGTGCAGGGAGCTGACTGCCAAGGGACCTGAGAGATACGGAGGTGAGAGGGAGGTCAGGGCCTCTGGTGAGGGGAGGAGCAGAAGGGCAAGcccatgtgtgtgtgcatgcaaaACCAATTGTGAGCATCACAGGAAGGAGGCTGCTGTTGCTGCCCTGgcctgcagctgagcagagagGCATGTGTAGGGCTGCTCTGCCTATGAGGAGGACTTGAAAGCTGGAGCAGGGTTAAATCGCTTGGGTTGTCTGCCCTCAGTGGAGGGGAGGCATCAGCAGGGATGCCTGCAGAAAGCCAGGGGAGACtagggctggggagcagcaggagaggaatgTGAGGGAGGGTGGTACAGGTGAGCAATGGAAGTGTGCAGGCAGAGGGAACAGGGGGCACATGCATTGGGCTCAAACCAGCAGTCATTCAGTTTAGGGCGTCTCAACTTCCCTATACCTGAACCCATCTGGCTGAACTTTCATCTCTTCCAAGTCGCACAAGAGGCCTGAGAGCAATCTCCCTGAATTCTCCACTCCATTCCCCATGCCAAAATATTGCCTATTGGAAAGGGTTTGCTGCACTGCGAGGGCCTGGTGCCACAGAAAGGGAATTCTGTATCATAGCTTATCAGCAGGCTGAGTTCAGGCCCTGTGGAGatggaaaattaaacaaaatcagCACAGTTACACTACCAGCTGTTCTAACAGGGTTTGGTTGCAGTACTCTCAAACCTACAGGACATATTTCTGCCCTATCCTTTGCATCCTTGTAAAGCCCTACAATCCTGGATTAACACCTGTATTCTTTTGCAGTTGCTCTGGCTCAGGTCAGACATTATTGCCCTGTAGTTTGCTCCCTGACAGCCTAGCAACACATAAGGACTTCAGAGCAGGTCTTCGCTGATGTGACCCAGTGCTCCAGCACCCAGGCACACTCCACTTCAGCTAGAATCAGTCTCTGGCTGCAGCTACTCATTCAGCACATGGGCCGCTGGAAAGACACACAATTTCTGATCTGGAACAAAACTGATGCAAACAAAGCAATCCTAAGAGATGCCCAGGTCCCACTTGTGCCTTTTTGGATGCTGAAATACTACATCAGCACTGCTTGGAGGAACAAATCCAGAGATTTCTGCCATATGGAAGAAAATTCAAGGTTTCTGTCACCTGCTCTGCCCTCTGGCCTCAGCCAGATGCAAATCCTCTCACCATGCTGCTGGCCTCTGCCACCTCAGCTTGCCCACTGCCTGATGGCCTCTCTGGGGCAAGATGTCTTTCCCAGGGTAGGTTTGGGACCACTTAAGCAACACCTTGTAGTCAGGGAGCAAGCAAGCCTCACATCTAACACTTGAGAGCgaggaggagagaaaggagcaCTGGAGTTTTGTCTGACCCATGTCCTCTTTCCCTAACCAGCTGCCAGTGGCACAGGTTGCAAAGGGCTTGGGAAACACCCCTGCCTCAGTGGGGAATTGCAGGAGTCAGATCTGCCAGGGTGATGCTGCTGGACCCACAGGACAGCATAGAAGAAGCAGGCAACCTCAGGCACATCAGCAATGCTGTATTTCCATCAGCAGGAGATAGCAGGAACTGCAGTGCTTCAGCATCTGGACTGAGGCTTCAGGGAAGACATAGCAGAGTGTCTGGTCACAGCATgagaggatggggatggggtgcAGCTCCTGGATGAGGAAATAGGAGGCAGACAAATATCCGCTGTACCGCAGGAACCTTTAATGACACTTTTAAGTGCTGGCTGCCAGTGCTACCGCCAGCACGCTGGCTGACTCATGTGATGCAGGCTGGGATGCCTTGAGGAACCGTCCTGCTTTTGGTAGTGTGCTACTCAAGCCTTTTTCCCCATCAGAGGCACTTGGTTGTGGGCAGGGATGGTGCTGAGGAGATGTTTCCTGGCCCCTCACGACAGCGCTCCGTGCTTCCGTCCCACCTCGGTGAAGGCTTCCACGCAGCGGTCGATGTCCTCGTCGCTGTGCACGGCCGAGATCTGCACCCGGATGCGCGCCTTCCCCTTGGGCACCACAGGGTAGCTGAAGCCAATGACATAAATCCCTGGGGAGGAAATGCAGGCAGAGTcagagctggctgggatggaggcaggCTGAGGTGTACTGGGTGACAGAAAGGCTCCCCTCCCAATAACCACTTCCAGGCTTCAGGGTTTTCAAGCATGGAATGAGGCTCCCAAGCATGGAAATGAGGTTAAGGGCCAGCAATGGAGATGGAGTCCAGCATAGTAGGGAAGAGCATTAATGTAAATCTCCTCCCTAACAAAGAAAGAACGTGCAGCCAGCAACATCTGGGGGAAACCATGAGAACATCTGCATCTGGAGGAGTATTGGATTTCATGTAGGAATACCCTCTGAAGGAGGGCTTGTGGTGACACCACCACCAACTGTCCCTTCCCTCAAGGAATGTGTCTGCTCCCTCTCCAGATCACCTCTGTTGAGCATGTCCTCCGCCATGACTGACGCCAGCCGAGCATCCCCCAGCATGACTGGACAGATGGGGTGGTCTTTCCCCGAGATGGTGAAGCCAGCTGCTGTCATCTTACTTCTGAACCTGGTGAAGGGAACAACAGGATGAGTAAAAACCTCAACAACCCTGTCCTTGGAGACCACTGCCTTCCTTTCCCTTGGGAGCCCTGGCTACTGAGAACTGGGTAAGGTTTGCTCCACTGTCCATCTTCTGTGCGGGGAAGCGATCTCTCCTCTTGGAATGACCTCCTGCCATGTCCTGCTCAGCATAATGGGACTGCAGATCCTTGAGTGGACAGTGTACCCCAGTTTACAGAGCATACAGATGTGACACATCTGCCTGACACAGACAGGCATATCCTGCAGCTTCCCCTGAGCCCTGACTTGCAAACTGTCTTCACAGCTACCACCAGGAAAGGAGTGGGGGGTGTGAATAAATCACAGACAACTCACTCCTAGCAaagctgcccctgctcccaccccaatATGGCCCCCTCACCGTTGGGTTTTGGCAGCCATAGACTGTGCAATGGCATTGCTCTCCATGAGCAGGTCCAAGGCCTTGGATGCACAGCCCACCACAGCAGGGGGCAAGCTGTTGGAGAAGAGGTACGGGCGGGAACGCTGGCGGAGCAGATCAATGAGGGGCTTGGGACCTGTTGTGTACCCACCTGCAgacagaggagaaggaattgGACAAGGCATCCCAGGGTCACCTGTTTAGAGTGAGGCTTCTTGATAAAGCCAACCTGGCACCTATAGCAGGAATTTAGGTAGAAAACAGgtctaaaaaaatcacagctgatGCTTTTGACCAAGAGTTtccaccctgaccccaaaagCAAATGCTTTTGGGAAAGATCACAGTGTAAGGAGCACACGACAAGATCTCCTTAATCCTGCAGCAACATCCCAAACCACGCCTCATGCCACCAGTGGAAAAAGATAACGTGCATTCGTtaggcagaggaaggaaacatAAGACTGATGCTGTCGAGCTCTTTAGGGCATGCAGGACCCTGGACAAGAAAATGCcttcacctgcagctcctccaagGGCTTTTCCCAGGGTAGAATTGATGATGGTAACTTTGTCCATCACTCCCAGGAGCTCATCAGTACCCCTGTAAATAAAGCAATGTCACATTatcagctgtgccagcacacacTAGAGAAGCTGGTGGATACCTCAAGGGAAACAAAGCACAGTCAGCCAGGTCTCTGGCATCCTTCCTTCTAGACAAGGAGGAATAGCCTCTTGAGTTAGTTCAACCCAAGTGCTGATCTTCCTCTCCCACAGAAAGCCTAAGCTGGGACCTCACAAAGTAAAAGCATGGTTTTTCATCCCTTAGAGATAAAAAAGTGTTCAAACTTCCCACAGAGAAGTTTAATAGTCCAAACAAAGCACCTGCCAGGAGAGGTGGTGCCCAGATGAGATGGTCACTCCATCTGTGACACACTGAGAAAAAACTGTCACTTGGGGATGGATCACTGTTAAAGCATCTCCTTTCAACCCAAAGGTGAGGTGCAAAGCCTTCAAGGAGTCCCCATTCACCTTTGTCCTTGCTTCAGAATTAGTCAGGGTAGGAGAAGAAACAGGGCTGAACTAGTCACTCACCGCCCATTGGGTCCCAGGAACCCCGTGGCGTGGCATTCATCAATGAAGACCAGGGCATCGTACTTCTGGGCCAGCTGGCAGATTTCCCTCAGGGGCGCAATGTCACCGTCCATGGAGAAGGCACCGTCAGTGGCCACCAGCCGCAGTCGATGCTTCTATTGAAGGGAAAAAGGCACCCCAAGGGTGAAGATGTCACCATGAGGAGAGGGCCTAGCAAAGGGACACACTCAAACTCCTGTACAGAGAGGATGTACCTAACTGAGATGAGGGGGatttgcagcacagccagctgcttTGCCATCTTGCCTATCCATGCCTGTTGGCAAAAACAATACTTATTGCATGGGAAAAGGCACAGCTCACCCTCCAGGACTAGTTACTGCTGAGGCAGTACAGCTAAGCAAGTACCCTGGCAttgggcagggaggagcagaccTCCATACCTGCGCTTCCTTCAGCTTGGCCTCCAGGTCCTGCATGTCCATGTGCTTGTAGCGGTACTTGTTGGCCTTGCACAGGCGGATCCCGTCGATGATGGAAGCGTGGTTCAGCTCATCTGACAGCACTGCATCCTCTGGGGTCAGCAAGGCCTGGCCGTGCCAAACAGAAAGGCTCATCCTTTGCTCCAGATGCCACCTCACCAAGATCTCCCAGCCTCCGACAGTGCAGAGAACAAGGCTGAGATTGATTCCAGCTGCCACGTTTCTCCTGGCAGTGCTAAACTTCTATTTCCTTCCTAGTCACTTTATCCTGATTTCTTTACACGAGGCTCTTGCTTAGGGCTTCTGAGCTCAAAtcctccctccccctttcctAACATGCCTGTGAGAGCACCCCTTCCCCCCACCCACACTTTAAAGGGGAGTACAGACCCCTGCAGAAATGGGAACCCTCCCCAAGAGGTGGAGCTGGCTGGAGACAGCAGAGGTGAG
This genomic interval from Catharus ustulatus isolate bCatUst1 chromosome 4, bCatUst1.pri.v2, whole genome shotgun sequence contains the following:
- the GCAT gene encoding 2-amino-3-ketobutyrate coenzyme A ligase, mitochondrial, whose amino-acid sequence is MWRAAAVRALRGGGAGAPRAASGAAAAQLRQRLESELEDIRGAGTWKSERVITSRQGPHLRLAGGGAGIINFCANNYLGLSSHPEVIRAAVEALEKFGAGLSSVRFICGTQSIHKDLEEKIARFHQREDAILYASCFDANAGIFEALLTPEDAVLSDELNHASIIDGIRLCKANKYRYKHMDMQDLEAKLKEAQKHRLRLVATDGAFSMDGDIAPLREICQLAQKYDALVFIDECHATGFLGPNGRGTDELLGVMDKVTIINSTLGKALGGAAGGYTTGPKPLIDLLRQRSRPYLFSNSLPPAVVGCASKALDLLMESNAIAQSMAAKTQRFRSKMTAAGFTISGKDHPICPVMLGDARLASVMAEDMLNRGIYVIGFSYPVVPKGKARIRVQISAVHSDEDIDRCVEAFTEVGRKHGALS